From a single Candidatus Neomarinimicrobiota bacterium genomic region:
- a CDS encoding ABC transporter ATP-binding protein, translating to MANENIVEIVDLVKDFPIANRSFRALKGITTNIRAGEFTGLVGPSGSGKTTLLNIIGGLDSPTEGSVSVLGAPLKGKSNKELADLRRTGIGFIFQGYNLLPVYTVYENVEFPLLLLDMDSENRDRLVREAIEWVDLPDKIKSRPAQLSGGESQRVAIARSIVKRPPMVIADEPTANLDAKNSHRIMKILLKLNKELGTTFIFATHDEKVMGYLSRILNLVDGKIESDDRIESPEFVENN from the coding sequence ATGGCGAATGAAAATATCGTTGAGATCGTCGATCTTGTAAAGGATTTCCCGATTGCGAATAGATCTTTCAGGGCGCTGAAAGGGATAACGACAAATATCAGAGCAGGTGAATTCACGGGGCTTGTAGGTCCTTCCGGATCCGGGAAAACAACGTTGCTGAATATAATCGGCGGTCTTGATTCACCGACCGAGGGGTCGGTAAGCGTGCTGGGCGCGCCGCTAAAAGGGAAATCAAATAAGGAACTCGCGGATTTACGGAGAACAGGCATCGGGTTCATATTTCAGGGTTACAACTTACTCCCTGTTTACACCGTTTATGAAAACGTAGAATTTCCACTACTGCTCTTAGACATGGATTCTGAAAATAGAGACAGATTGGTCAGAGAGGCTATCGAATGGGTAGACCTGCCTGACAAAATCAAATCACGTCCCGCACAGCTGAGCGGGGGCGAAAGCCAGCGGGTAGCAATAGCGCGCTCAATAGTAAAGCGCCCGCCGATGGTGATAGCCGACGAGCCGACGGCAAATTTGGACGCTAAGAACTCTCACAGAATAATGAAAATACTATTGAAACTTAACAAAGAATTAGGCACTACGTTCATCTTTGCCACGCACGATGAAAAGGTAATGGGATACCTGTCAAGAATATTGAATCTCGTGGATGGCAAGATCGAAAGCGACGACCGGATAGAGAGTCCCGAATTTGTGGAGAACAACTGA
- a CDS encoding FtsX-like permease family protein — MVTLKLAVKNLLGAGMRTWLNVIVTSFSFTVIIFFNAMYDGMREDSKRIMLDTEVAGGQQWHPEYDQFDPLTIEDSHGEIPADLLKYVESGEAMPVLIRQATFYMNGRSSVGTFKGINPHQETVRMPVQALSTYNGSYIPAIIGSGMAKKTGLEKGSVFTVRWLDAMGTYDADEFEVAEVIQLDNFRLDRGQIWLSLEKMRELLRMPGEATYVVMNTDYAHESGLNEWIYRDIGYFLKDIDAAIEADKVWANTIFGLLLIMAGLGIFNSQVLSIFRRKKEIGTYMALGMTRNRVIGLFTLEGGLHSVFALFVGALYGTPLFYYLATRGISLPYGDEAGVVSSGSLYPVFGGELILGTTLLVAGIVTVVSFLPTRKIAKMTPTEALRGKIN; from the coding sequence ATGGTCACTCTCAAGTTGGCGGTTAAAAACCTGCTCGGCGCCGGCATGCGAACCTGGCTCAACGTAATCGTTACATCGTTTTCGTTTACAGTCATAATATTTTTTAACGCGATGTACGACGGAATGAGAGAAGATTCAAAACGGATAATGCTCGACACGGAAGTAGCTGGCGGGCAGCAGTGGCATCCTGAATACGATCAGTTCGATCCGCTGACCATAGAGGATAGTCATGGTGAGATCCCTGCTGATCTGCTTAAATATGTGGAGAGTGGAGAGGCAATGCCGGTTCTTATCAGACAGGCGACTTTCTACATGAACGGCAGAAGTTCCGTTGGTACATTTAAAGGAATAAATCCTCATCAAGAGACGGTAAGGATGCCGGTGCAGGCTTTAAGTACGTATAACGGAAGTTATATTCCTGCAATAATCGGCAGCGGAATGGCGAAAAAAACCGGTTTGGAAAAGGGGAGCGTGTTCACAGTCAGATGGCTCGATGCAATGGGCACATATGATGCTGACGAATTCGAGGTGGCGGAGGTAATTCAGCTTGACAATTTTCGGCTGGATAGGGGGCAAATCTGGCTCTCGCTCGAGAAAATGCGGGAGCTGCTCCGGATGCCGGGAGAGGCAACCTATGTTGTAATGAACACGGATTATGCACATGAATCGGGATTGAATGAGTGGATTTACAGGGATATCGGATATTTTTTGAAGGACATAGATGCTGCGATCGAAGCTGACAAGGTATGGGCTAATACTATTTTTGGATTGCTTCTTATCATGGCGGGACTGGGGATATTCAACTCGCAGGTTCTTTCGATATTTCGCCGTAAAAAGGAGATCGGCACATACATGGCTCTGGGTATGACGAGAAATCGAGTGATAGGCCTGTTTACCCTTGAGGGTGGACTGCACAGTGTATTCGCGCTCTTCGTAGGGGCGCTGTACGGAACGCCGCTCTTTTATTATCTTGCGACCAGGGGAATATCGTTACCTTACGGAGACGAGGCGGGAGTAGTCAGCAGCGGCAGTCTATATCCCGTTTTCGGAGGAGAATTGATCTTAGGCACAACACTGCTTGTCGCCGGTATCGTAACCGTTGTGAGTTTTCTGCCGACCCGAAAAATAGCTAAAATGACACCCACGGAAGCGCTGCGGGGAAAGATAAACTAA
- a CDS encoding ABC transporter permease, translating to MIGFLLKGVVRDKIRSVFSLIVIFLGVTFSVMMVGLMAGIFNDFIRANAMLDAGHLKIMTRAYDELSDMAPNDLAIIGVDSLLDDLNQRYPDILWTPRIKLGGLIDVPDENGETKVQSPALGLGIDLLSQGSRQADLTGISKSLVRGRLPESPEEALLSDRFALKLGVEPGDIVTLVGSTMWGSLTTFNFKISGTLHFGIPVMDRSAFVVDIEGARMALDMDDAASEILGIFRDELYHVERSGFVKSEFLTRQRTGEFGFLMIQLRDQNDIGLIMDRANIYIAFIVGIFVFLVVLVVWNFGLMNGLRRYGEIGIRLAMGETKGHVFRTLLIESAIIGVIGTILGMIGGLSIVYYLQEVGIDYSDLMEGYNMLISGVMRAQITQGTLYVGIIPGIFASMLGTALAGRGIYKRELSQLFKELET from the coding sequence ATGATCGGGTTTTTATTAAAAGGCGTAGTCAGAGACAAAATAAGGAGTGTTTTCAGTTTGATAGTCATATTTCTCGGTGTGACGTTCTCTGTTATGATGGTAGGGCTGATGGCGGGAATATTTAACGATTTCATCCGCGCAAATGCCATGCTGGATGCCGGTCACCTGAAGATCATGACCCGCGCTTACGATGAACTGAGCGATATGGCTCCGAACGATCTTGCGATAATCGGCGTTGATTCACTGCTCGACGACTTGAATCAACGGTATCCCGATATCCTCTGGACACCGAGAATAAAATTGGGCGGTCTGATCGACGTGCCGGACGAAAATGGTGAGACCAAAGTGCAATCGCCCGCCTTGGGTCTCGGGATCGATCTGCTTTCGCAGGGTTCGAGGCAGGCGGACCTAACGGGTATTTCGAAATCTCTCGTACGCGGGAGGCTGCCGGAGTCACCGGAAGAAGCTCTGTTGAGCGACAGGTTCGCACTGAAGCTCGGAGTTGAACCGGGAGATATCGTAACTCTTGTCGGATCGACAATGTGGGGTAGTCTAACCACATTCAATTTCAAAATATCCGGTACGCTCCACTTCGGGATTCCCGTAATGGACAGGAGTGCCTTTGTTGTCGATATTGAAGGGGCGCGCATGGCTCTTGATATGGATGATGCCGCTTCGGAAATACTCGGAATATTCAGAGATGAACTCTACCACGTCGAACGCAGCGGGTTCGTTAAAAGTGAGTTCCTGACTCGTCAACGGACAGGCGAGTTCGGGTTTTTGATGATACAGCTAAGGGACCAAAACGACATCGGTTTGATTATGGACAGAGCGAACATCTATATAGCGTTCATCGTCGGCATCTTTGTTTTTCTCGTCGTGCTCGTGGTATGGAACTTCGGCCTGATGAACGGACTCCGGCGATACGGCGAGATCGGGATTCGGCTCGCAATGGGAGAAACGAAAGGACACGTCTTCCGAACTCTGTTAATCGAATCTGCGATAATCGGCGTCATAGGAACGATACTCGGCATGATAGGCGGATTATCGATAGTGTATTATCTTCAGGAAGTCGGAATAGATTATTCTGATCTGATGGAAGGATATAATATGCTGATCTCCGGTGTGATGAGAGCGCAGATCACACAAGGAACATTATATGTGGGAATCATTCCGGGTATATTCGCTTCGATGCTGGGAACAGCGTTGGCAGGAAGAGGGATATACAAGAGGGAGCTTTCGCAGCTCTTTAAGGAGTTGGAAACTTGA